One Campylobacter lari DNA segment encodes these proteins:
- a CDS encoding S24 family peptidase yields the protein MKDYYELVEELKTFFNVKSLEEVAEKLGYKKNNANNWRNNKQLSAQALKKYYDLKNNKKHIIKTSNIENTVKIRYFPNVYASAGFGNDNSDENFQTIYLDKNFLVEILGIPYKTQYDMIKIFGDSMEPFIQNGSFVIVDTSKNSLDKIKNADVAIFRYDGELFCKRIRKNVLDDEIIISSDNIGFEDKKIKKSALKDYVFLGVVICSCNTKIFLNQIERI from the coding sequence ATGAAAGATTATTATGAATTAGTAGAAGAGTTAAAAACTTTTTTCAATGTAAAAAGTTTAGAAGAAGTAGCTGAAAAATTAGGATATAAAAAAAATAACGCAAACAATTGGCGTAACAATAAACAACTTTCTGCTCAAGCACTTAAGAAATATTACGATTTAAAAAACAACAAAAAACATATAATTAAAACAAGCAATATAGAAAATACAGTTAAAATCAGATATTTTCCTAATGTTTATGCTAGTGCAGGTTTTGGAAACGATAACAGCGATGAAAACTTTCAAACTATATATCTTGATAAAAATTTTTTAGTAGAAATATTAGGTATTCCTTACAAAACACAATATGATATGATAAAAATATTTGGCGATAGCATGGAACCTTTTATACAAAATGGAAGTTTTGTTATAGTTGATACTAGTAAAAATTCTCTCGATAAGATCAAAAATGCTGATGTGGCTATTTTTAGATACGATGGTGAATTATTTTGCAAACGCATAAGAAAAAATGTCCTTGATGATGAAATTATCATAAGTAGTGATAATATAGGTTTTGAAGACAAAAAAATTAAAAAATCTGCATTAAAAGACTATGTATTTTTAGGTGTTGTAATTTGCTCGTGTAACACTAAAATATTCTTAAATCAAATAGAAAGAATATAA
- a CDS encoding 3'-5' exonuclease yields MLVWGAIAIWLLILFYYCFDDFVKAFLISSFILFCLWLLTVFVNTFKHKPQKTKNQEDNRASKDNLYNTTLNFTQTPFNQKTNAYKKSFNDSSNINQNFQERILPRSRNKIEYKPNKNDEMYPYNYSELIPCYLQTNPKEYFTKDDLKLNVIVIDTETTGLRKWEDEILQLSIIDETGYLIFDKYFKPKYKSTWIEAQKIHGIKPAFVQNKASIDNYKIQLEKIFNDADVIIGYNLDFDLKFIKRVIDFEKPMFCIDVMKLFTSYYHEESSILPNVDCGYSCKKLTFAAWHFKNPNALNPLNFHGAHGTLEDARATLYVLTKLEQTLSSTPNYKNFRKRLGFNRIIDLFYQDFLKKEEEELNKQKLKSDIKDNVDKLYNEMIATLGSDVKISKIIHNSYATFYIKNQKKWIMKVYFNENAKAQKALLNIPNSKFRKVDEKFFIRQKKKLKEIINSFIVE; encoded by the coding sequence ATGCTTGTTTGGGGCGCTATAGCAATTTGGCTTTTAATTTTATTTTATTATTGTTTTGATGATTTTGTCAAAGCTTTTTTAATATCCTCATTCATTTTATTTTGTCTTTGGTTATTAACAGTATTTGTTAATACTTTTAAACACAAACCACAAAAAACAAAAAATCAAGAAGACAATCGCGCTTCAAAAGATAATCTTTATAATACCACACTTAATTTTACTCAAACACCTTTTAATCAAAAAACAAATGCTTATAAAAAATCCTTTAACGATAGTAGTAATATCAATCAAAATTTCCAAGAAAGAATTTTACCAAGATCAAGAAACAAGATAGAATATAAACCAAATAAAAACGATGAAATGTATCCTTATAATTATTCTGAATTAATTCCGTGCTACCTTCAAACAAACCCAAAAGAGTATTTTACAAAAGATGACTTAAAACTTAATGTTATAGTAATAGACACCGAGACAACAGGTTTAAGAAAATGGGAAGATGAAATACTTCAACTTTCAATCATAGATGAAACGGGATATCTAATCTTTGATAAATATTTCAAACCCAAATATAAATCTACCTGGATAGAGGCTCAAAAAATTCATGGTATAAAACCTGCTTTTGTCCAAAATAAAGCCTCTATAGATAACTATAAAATTCAACTAGAGAAAATTTTTAATGATGCTGATGTAATAATAGGCTATAACTTAGATTTTGATTTAAAATTTATAAAACGCGTAATAGATTTTGAAAAACCTATGTTTTGTATTGATGTAATGAAACTTTTTACAAGTTACTATCATGAGGAAAGTTCTATACTTCCAAATGTCGACTGTGGTTATAGTTGTAAAAAACTTACCTTTGCAGCATGGCATTTTAAAAACCCTAATGCACTAAATCCTTTAAATTTTCATGGAGCACACGGAACACTCGAAGATGCTAGGGCTACTTTATATGTATTAACAAAATTAGAGCAAACCTTATCTTCTACACCTAATTATAAAAATTTTAGAAAAAGATTGGGTTTTAACAGAATAATTGATTTATTTTATCAAGACTTTTTAAAAAAAGAAGAGGAAGAATTAAACAAACAAAAGCTTAAATCAGATATAAAAGATAATGTTGATAAATTATATAATGAGATGATCGCAACTTTAGGCAGTGATGTAAAAATTTCAAAAATCATTCATAATTCCTATGCGACTTTTTATATAAAAAATCAAAAAAAATGGATTATGAAAGTCTATTTTAATGAAAATGCAAAAGCCCAAAAAGCTCTTTTAAATATTCCAAATTCAAAATTTAGAAAAGTTGATGAAAAGTTTTTTATAAGACAAAAGAAAAAATTAAAAGAGATTATAAATTCATTTATTGTCGAATAA
- a CDS encoding helix-turn-helix transcriptional regulator, translating into MKDLKKYIANSKLTRLEVLYEKLVKSENGITIKELAQELNVSAKTIKRDMQGVFEPMGLIKNGRKWRIDTSKDIQVQDDEKIILEVLDTMAKSAGNSFYAKAHPLLSKLSQNISNPIHTSLDAEKLEEKDLSNFQILEQAINTKTQIVFKYENKLFQVKPLKLAFFSGFWYLLAFDMKKRDIFKKFYLKNIQNITLTQEHFQTDESLEVKLQRVNSIWFSLDKPFTVRLLVEEPIRKYFERKPLNSQIITGKDKDGSIEIELEITHEMEILPLVYYYIPYVKVLEPDFIANKVKEVVGEYLDQISK; encoded by the coding sequence ATGAAAGATCTTAAAAAATACATCGCAAATTCCAAACTAACACGCCTTGAAGTTTTATATGAAAAATTAGTAAAGTCTGAAAATGGCATAACCATAAAAGAACTAGCCCAAGAACTCAATGTAAGCGCTAAAACCATAAAAAGAGATATGCAAGGGGTTTTTGAGCCTATGGGGCTTATTAAAAATGGAAGAAAATGGCGTATTGATACAAGCAAAGACATTCAAGTGCAAGATGATGAAAAAATAATCCTTGAAGTGCTTGATACCATGGCAAAAAGTGCTGGAAACAGCTTTTATGCTAAGGCTCACCCCCTACTTTCTAAGCTTTCTCAAAATATCTCTAACCCCATCCATACTAGTTTAGATGCAGAAAAGCTAGAAGAAAAAGATTTAAGCAATTTTCAAATCCTCGAACAAGCCATCAACACCAAAACACAAATTGTCTTTAAATATGAAAATAAACTTTTCCAAGTAAAACCTCTAAAACTAGCCTTTTTTAGTGGGTTTTGGTATTTGCTTGCTTTTGATATGAAAAAACGTGATATTTTCAAAAAATTTTATTTAAAAAATATCCAAAACATCACCCTAACCCAAGAGCATTTTCAAACCGATGAGAGTTTAGAAGTAAAACTTCAAAGAGTAAATTCTATATGGTTTAGCCTTGATAAGCCTTTTACAGTAAGGCTTTTAGTAGAAGAACCGATACGAAAATACTTTGAAAGAAAGCCTCTAAATTCACAAATCATCACCGGTAAAGACAAAGATGGCTCCATAGAAATAGAGCTTGAGATAACTCATGAAATGGAAATTTTACCTTTGGTGTATTATTACATACCTTATGTAAAGGTTTTAGAACCTGATTTTATAGCAAATAAAGTCAAAGAAGTAGTTGGAGAATACCTTGATCAAATAAGCAAATGA
- a CDS encoding PDDEXK-like family protein — translation MKNFIEELLRVNDKFEENTKKGMSDINIFEALGVEYKENYHSKFIAYLIDPHGDHYQELFANEFLKKLGRYTKAKKFKNLTAHDIESVETEACAKDNRRIDILISLKDKRYIIIENKLYAKDQPDQLKDYIKHIREKVKNIDDFHENILTIYLHKNEDTEPSKYSLGIKNGFKINDDLIYDSNDKKMSFYLKMDYKWIKEWINACIGVCENKVKNNEIDKKFKNDMQNVIFTLNQYKTLLTWYVAIDDYVAKDYVMEFLRSSKENLNNATNLYRYTKNKSDFKDVDNDKYKKAKEIIREKWDEICEELVNDFFNELEKEFEKERTICDEKWFGYKLDEKRVNYDWFDFYPKIYEDDNDVWPSVGVFFGKSDYDNFGLTFKMNYNEDKNKYEKCLECFQNSNIRNDNIRRSGDHYYYDVFENFNFKEKYAFAYWLIENYGEWTKKFCEILKEFLDKNTIKNTLEKINNKLKPNK, via the coding sequence ATGAAAAATTTTATTGAAGAATTATTAAGGGTTAATGATAAATTTGAAGAAAATACCAAAAAAGGCATGAGTGATATAAATATTTTCGAAGCTTTGGGAGTTGAGTATAAAGAAAACTATCATTCTAAATTTATAGCTTATTTGATCGATCCGCATGGTGATCATTATCAAGAGCTTTTTGCAAATGAGTTTTTAAAAAAGCTTGGAAGATACACAAAAGCTAAGAAATTTAAAAATCTTACAGCCCATGACATAGAAAGCGTAGAAACAGAAGCTTGTGCTAAAGATAATAGAAGAATCGATATACTCATAAGTTTAAAAGATAAAAGATATATCATCATAGAAAATAAACTTTATGCAAAAGATCAACCAGATCAACTCAAAGACTACATAAAACACATAAGAGAAAAAGTTAAAAACATAGATGATTTTCATGAAAATATACTTACTATTTATTTGCATAAAAATGAAGATACCGAGCCTAGCAAATATAGCTTAGGCATAAAAAATGGATTTAAAATAAATGATGATCTTATATATGATAGCAATGATAAAAAAATGAGTTTTTATCTAAAAATGGATTATAAATGGATAAAAGAGTGGATTAATGCTTGTATAGGTGTGTGTGAGAATAAAGTTAAAAACAATGAAATTGATAAAAAATTTAAAAATGATATGCAAAATGTGATTTTTACTTTAAATCAGTATAAAACTCTTTTAACTTGGTATGTAGCTATAGATGATTATGTGGCTAAAGATTATGTCATGGAATTTTTGAGATCGAGCAAAGAAAATTTAAACAATGCTACAAATTTGTATAGATATACCAAAAATAAAAGTGATTTTAAAGATGTAGATAATGATAAATATAAAAAAGCAAAAGAAATAATAAGAGAGAAGTGGGATGAAATTTGTGAAGAATTAGTAAATGATTTTTTTAATGAGCTTGAAAAAGAATTTGAAAAAGAACGAACTATATGTGATGAAAAATGGTTTGGATATAAGCTTGATGAGAAAAGAGTTAATTACGATTGGTTTGATTTTTATCCAAAAATTTATGAAGATGATAATGATGTGTGGCCTAGTGTGGGTGTTTTTTTTGGAAAAAGTGATTATGATAATTTCGGATTGACTTTTAAAATGAATTATAATGAAGATAAAAATAAGTATGAAAAATGCTTAGAATGTTTTCAAAACTCAAATATAAGAAATGATAATATCCGCAGAAGTGGCGATCATTATTACTATGATGTATTTGAAAATTTTAACTTTAAAGAAAAATATGCTTTTGCGTATTGGCTTATAGAAAATTATGGAGAATGGACGAAAAAATTTTGTGAAATTTTAAAAGAATTTTTAGACAAGAATACCATAAAAAACACTTTAGAAAAGATTAACAATAAATTAAAACCAAACAAATAA
- a CDS encoding agmatine deiminase family protein yields the protein MIAISTLLSSKYKRIYQNLVRIFAKFNIAFKEIPSNDIWLRDFMPLVYENTATSYIYDPDYLRNYPHLKTTIKPLKNHLNLILDGGNFIRKHDIAFMCEKIFSQNPTLSKESIIHTLKQSLNLKHIVFLPRLAYDRYAHSDSMVRFISKDHVLINDFSLENVQFFEKLNTALKDFKVTKMSYSKEFMQKYKWGAYLNFLEFDKVIFVPTYNIDEDERVLSFLQNIYKNKQIIGIYLKPIIKKGGALHCIGANILQ from the coding sequence ATGATAGCTATTTCTACACTTTTATCATCAAAATATAAAAGAATTTATCAAAATCTTGTGCGAATTTTTGCTAAATTTAACATCGCTTTTAAAGAAATACCAAGTAATGATATATGGTTAAGAGATTTCATGCCTTTAGTGTATGAAAATACAGCGACAAGTTATATTTATGATCCTGATTATCTTAGAAATTATCCACATTTAAAAACCACTATAAAACCTCTAAAAAATCACTTAAATTTAATCCTTGATGGAGGTAATTTCATAAGAAAACATGATATTGCCTTTATGTGTGAGAAAATTTTTAGCCAAAATCCAACACTTAGCAAGGAAAGCATTATCCATACTTTAAAACAAAGTCTAAATTTAAAACACATAGTCTTTTTACCAAGACTAGCTTATGATAGATATGCGCATAGCGATAGTATGGTAAGATTTATAAGCAAAGATCATGTGCTAATCAATGATTTTTCTTTAGAAAATGTACAATTTTTTGAGAAATTAAACACCGCTTTAAAAGATTTTAAAGTTACAAAAATGAGCTATTCTAAAGAATTTATGCAAAAATACAAATGGGGTGCGTATTTAAATTTTTTAGAGTTTGATAAGGTGATTTTTGTGCCAACTTATAATATTGATGAGGATGAGAGAGTTTTAAGCTTTTTACAAAATATCTATAAAAATAAACAAATCATAGGTATATATCTAAAGCCTATTATCAAAAAAGGTGGTGCTTTGCATTGCATTGGTGCTAATATTTTACAATGA
- a CDS encoding P-loop NTPase family protein — translation MQTNTSTLTHIADFDYYSHNVKVISLHTQMLSNSKQIKKDFYIEFEDTLEKDGKIPSFIYKQYSKFIYPSFLKKNLSYLKKYLNFTQAECDAFAFFYYANKGRFALHQGYSTALGKKIIEKIFNHTSKDVNKALSDDSMLFKLDALCYYDSDAFGIDVNNFESIFTQDISKTTLMGEFSYFLPKTRLNLSDFDYIQEELNTIITFLKKRQKGNIFIYGKAGVGKNELSALIAKELDKEALCVKDCENDKKSNRISNFYALKKILNPKKQMVVFDECEDSLCYNSLKEKLKINKILDEENGICVFLSNSKDMDEAYLRRFDVILELESMPKEKKIQNIKKLFNKKI, via the coding sequence ATGCAAACAAATACTTCTACCCTTACTCACATTGCGGATTTTGATTATTACTCACACAATGTAAAAGTCATCTCACTACACACACAAATGCTCTCAAACAGCAAACAAATCAAAAAAGATTTTTACATCGAATTTGAAGATACACTAGAAAAAGATGGTAAAATCCCTAGTTTTATCTATAAACAATACTCCAAATTTATCTATCCTAGTTTTTTAAAGAAAAATCTAAGTTATCTTAAAAAATACTTAAATTTTACTCAAGCAGAATGTGATGCGTTTGCGTTTTTTTACTATGCAAACAAAGGTAGATTTGCTTTACACCAAGGTTATAGCACTGCTTTGGGCAAAAAGATCATAGAAAAAATTTTCAACCACACTTCAAAAGATGTCAATAAAGCTTTAAGTGATGATTCTATGCTTTTTAAACTAGATGCCTTGTGCTATTATGATAGTGATGCCTTTGGTATAGATGTAAACAATTTTGAAAGCATTTTCACTCAAGATATTAGCAAAACTACACTTATGGGTGAGTTTTCGTATTTTTTACCTAAAACTAGACTAAATTTGAGTGATTTTGACTATATACAAGAAGAATTAAATACTATCATTACTTTTTTAAAAAAACGCCAAAAAGGAAATATTTTTATATACGGAAAAGCAGGCGTAGGCAAAAATGAGCTTAGCGCACTCATAGCTAAAGAGCTTGATAAAGAAGCATTGTGCGTTAAAGATTGCGAAAATGATAAAAAATCAAATAGAATTTCAAATTTTTACGCACTTAAAAAGATACTCAATCCAAAAAAACAAATGGTAGTCTTTGATGAGTGTGAAGATAGCCTTTGCTATAATTCTTTAAAAGAAAAATTAAAAATCAATAAAATCTTAGATGAAGAAAATGGCATTTGTGTATTTTTATCAAATTCTAAAGACATGGATGAAGCGTATTTGAGACGTTTTGATGTGATTTTAGAGCTTGAAAGTATGCCTAAAGAAAAGAAAATTCAAAATATAAAAAAGCTATTTAATAAAAAAATATAA
- a CDS encoding ATP-binding protein — protein MPKKDKKYDLSLIECDLNLQELINNIDKNSSLRILSYGIAGSGKSEFGKELANVLNKTLHSYKLSDILDPFVGNNEKNIANIFKKASNDNAILQLDEIDALIYSRDEANKSWEKSLVNEMLMQMENFEGIFIASTNYLQSLDKASIRRFDLKIEFQALKQEKLLKAFEFFAKELNLSFDKKQIAKRLLRLQNICLGDFALILRQNKIFKIIKRYKIHFF, from the coding sequence ATGCCAAAAAAAGACAAAAAATACGATTTAAGCTTGATAGAATGTGATTTAAATTTACAAGAACTAATAAACAATATCGATAAAAATTCAAGTTTGAGAATTTTAAGCTATGGCATAGCAGGTAGTGGAAAAAGCGAATTTGGCAAAGAACTAGCCAATGTTTTAAATAAAACTTTACATTCTTATAAACTTAGTGATATTTTAGATCCTTTTGTGGGCAATAATGAAAAAAATATCGCAAACATTTTCAAAAAAGCTTCTAATGATAATGCTATCTTACAACTTGATGAAATCGATGCGTTAATTTATAGTAGAGATGAAGCAAATAAAAGCTGGGAAAAAAGCTTAGTCAATGAAATGCTTATGCAAATGGAAAATTTTGAAGGTATTTTCATAGCTTCTACAAATTACCTACAAAGCCTTGACAAAGCTAGCATAAGAAGATTTGATCTAAAGATAGAATTTCAAGCATTAAAGCAAGAAAAGCTTTTAAAGGCTTTTGAATTTTTTGCTAAAGAATTAAATTTAAGCTTTGATAAAAAACAAATTGCAAAAAGGCTCTTAAGGCTTCAAAACATTTGTTTGGGCGATTTTGCGCTAATTCTTAGACAAAATAAAATTTTTAAAATCATCAAAAGATACAAAATACACTTTTTCTAA
- a CDS encoding DUF262 domain-containing protein, with translation MIEKENEVKSCVVSLKELVQGEVDNKNTQKTDIFLKEAFSLNIPDYQRPYSWGIEQVKILLKDISEQINKNQNKQDVEKQKYLLGSLILHKGNAEIVDGQQRLTTLALILRVLCKCNFLNNVEYSHNESKYHIKENYEYIKAYFESCSDKECEFLNFLLENIEFICVLAPSEDDAFLFFDSANSKGKGLKSYDLIKAFHLHSLEKKQGSMLGYYARKFENLAKDERKITILFDELLAPARAWLKHKSINANDIKAYEEFCKEFFSDKFLYSKEDLGVLSSFANGVDFFEYLFKYNEFFDKLSNNALYQELDEIYYTGFIYNKYIYAIAVMIYFSKFPNGNSDYFLALLARAAFSLRVYRPSIYRATQRDYALEFLEKVYFVSFDDFKNFILSKN, from the coding sequence ATGATTGAAAAAGAAAACGAAGTAAAATCTTGCGTTGTGAGTTTGAAAGAGTTGGTGCAGGGTGAAGTGGATAATAAAAATACCCAAAAAACAGATATATTTTTAAAAGAAGCTTTTTCTTTAAACATACCTGATTATCAACGCCCTTATTCTTGGGGTATAGAGCAAGTTAAAATTCTTTTAAAAGATATAAGCGAACAAATAAATAAAAACCAAAATAAACAAGATGTTGAAAAACAAAAATATCTTTTAGGAAGTTTGATATTGCATAAGGGAAATGCAGAAATAGTAGATGGCCAACAACGCCTTACTACTTTGGCTTTGATTTTAAGAGTTTTATGTAAATGTAATTTTTTAAATAATGTTGAATACTCTCATAATGAGTCAAAATACCATATCAAAGAAAATTACGAGTATATAAAAGCTTATTTTGAAAGTTGTAGTGATAAAGAATGCGAGTTTTTAAATTTTCTTTTAGAGAATATAGAATTTATCTGCGTTTTAGCTCCAAGCGAAGATGATGCGTTTTTGTTTTTTGATAGTGCAAATTCAAAAGGTAAAGGTTTAAAATCATATGATCTTATAAAGGCTTTTCATTTGCATTCTTTAGAGAAAAAACAAGGTAGTATGCTAGGTTATTATGCAAGGAAATTTGAAAATCTTGCAAAAGATGAAAGGAAAATCACTATTTTATTTGATGAGCTTTTAGCACCTGCTAGAGCATGGTTAAAGCACAAAAGCATTAATGCTAATGATATTAAAGCATACGAAGAGTTTTGTAAAGAATTTTTTAGTGATAAATTCCTTTATAGCAAGGAAGATTTAGGGGTTTTAAGTAGTTTTGCTAATGGGGTGGATTTTTTTGAGTATTTGTTTAAATACAATGAGTTTTTTGATAAGTTATCAAATAATGCTTTATACCAAGAGCTAGATGAAATATATTACACAGGATTTATTTATAACAAATACATTTATGCCATTGCTGTGATGATTTATTTTTCTAAATTTCCAAATGGTAATAGTGATTATTTCTTAGCCTTGCTTGCAAGAGCTGCTTTTAGCTTAAGAGTTTATAGACCAAGTATTTATAGAGCTACTCAAAGAGATTATGCTTTGGAATTTTTAGAAAAAGTGTATTTTGTATCTTTTGATGATTTTAAAAATTTTATTTTGTCTAAGAATTAG
- a CDS encoding SIR2 family NAD-dependent protein deacylase, with protein sequence MQIQTYIKEALDKAEVIIITAGAGMGVDSGLPDFRGKDGFWRAYPHLQKLDIDFERMANPTNFYTNAQLAWAFYGHRFKLYKDTMPHKGYEILLKLAKSKQDYYVVTTNVDGYFKKAGFDENKIYEFHGNINYLQCFNYACGDLIWQMQEELDIDMENFKALSLPKCPRCQGLARPNILMFNDGSFNDSRYFLQKQSYKNWLKPLEDKNILLIELGAGKAVPSMRIFGENFCKKSKARTLLRINPNECDFPKFFRNGIGLKMKALEALEMIDSLI encoded by the coding sequence ATGCAAATACAAACTTATATAAAAGAAGCTTTAGACAAAGCAGAGGTAATCATCATCACAGCTGGAGCTGGCATGGGGGTAGATAGTGGTTTGCCTGATTTTAGAGGAAAAGATGGTTTTTGGAGGGCTTATCCGCATTTGCAAAAACTAGATATAGACTTTGAACGCATGGCTAATCCTACAAATTTTTATACAAATGCACAGCTTGCTTGGGCTTTTTATGGACATAGATTTAAATTATACAAAGATACTATGCCACATAAAGGTTATGAGATACTTTTAAAACTTGCAAAAAGCAAACAAGATTATTATGTCGTTACGACTAATGTAGATGGGTATTTTAAAAAAGCTGGTTTTGATGAGAATAAAATTTATGAATTTCATGGAAATATAAATTACTTGCAATGTTTTAATTATGCATGTGGTGATTTGATCTGGCAAATGCAAGAGGAATTAGATATAGATATGGAAAATTTCAAAGCCTTATCTTTGCCAAAATGTCCTAGGTGTCAAGGTTTGGCAAGACCAAATATCTTGATGTTTAATGATGGTAGTTTTAATGATAGCCGTTATTTTTTACAAAAGCAAAGTTATAAAAACTGGCTTAAACCCTTAGAGGATAAAAACATCTTACTTATAGAGCTTGGAGCTGGTAAGGCTGTACCTAGTATGCGTATATTTGGCGAGAATTTTTGTAAAAAAAGCAAAGCTAGAACACTTTTAAGGATCAATCCAAATGAGTGTGATTTTCCAAAGTTTTTTAGAAATGGCATAGGGCTTAAGATGAAAGCTTTGGAAGCTTTGGAAATGATAGATAGCTTGATATAA